In Amia ocellicauda isolate fAmiCal2 chromosome 3, fAmiCal2.hap1, whole genome shotgun sequence, the DNA window TCACTGTTTCATGATTCTTCACAGCAGTGCCATTTCACTTAACAGCAATAATGGCAGGAAGGATCTAGGTGAAATATTCCTGTGTACTTAGATTGAGTCACAAAGCTTTATCATTTTGTCCTTGGCTGCACTTCGCAAAGTCACCTGACATTTAAAAGGACAGGAATAATAGCTCTGAGATGGATCCAGGAAATGGGGATTAGTATAAATTGTTCATGAAAAACTGGATTTAGTTTATGCCATTTTGACATCCATGCCCCAGAGATACAAGAACTAAAGTATAtaactgtgattttttttttttttggttgcccCTTTTGAGTTTAAGCAGTACAGAATGCTAagctaaaaaaataatctgaaaaggCAAAAATAAAAGTGATCCTTGTAATAGGCTACataatttaactgtatatattcaatttaaaatCACAAGCGGAAGAAGCTAGAAGTATCCAATAAAACATACAGGTTGgagtatataaatatttgttttccattatttgcacaccatactccacactgttaagaggaaaaaagtattttattgtggaaaaaatatacatttaaaaatcataatTGCATAACTTTCCACCCCCCCagtgagttaatacttggtggaagcacctttggcagcaattacagctgtaagtcTGTTGAGATCGCTCTCCAATACCTATATTTGGCTACATTTGactgttcttctttacaaaattatctgtttgcctgaaaggtgaacttccgtCCTAGTTTCAGCTATCTGGCAGAGGGCAGCAGATTGtccctcaaggacttttctgtacttaTCTCCATTCATTTTGTCTTCTACCATGCCCCAGAccctgctgatgagaaacatccctATAACCCACCGTACTTCAcaatagggatggtgttctttggatgatgtgctgtgttggataTGTGCTATTGAAGCCTGTAGcccttgcaaagttgccattggcatTTTCGTAGCCTCTCTGATAGTCTACTTCTTTCTCaatcatccagtttggagggatggcataatctaggcagggtcttggtggtgccatacaacTTGCACTTCTTAATCATCTTGACTgtgcctttgatattttttatacccatcccctgatctgtgtctttcaacaactttgtcccagaGTTCCTTTGAAAGCTACTTGGTGCTCCTGGGTGAgtgtttgctttgaaatgcactacccagcaacgggaacctacaggaactgctgaatttatcctgaaatcatgtgaatctcTACAGTTTAACACATATGGAGGCTACTTAAcatggtgtgtgattttgaaggagATTGCTTATACCTGAGTTTATTTATGATTACTATTTCAAGGgtggtggacacttatccagccaagctatttcagttaacatttttaataaatatttgaccgTTATCTAGAGTATGTTTTCACTTGAATTTTGTGGGATtggatgtgtagataaatgaaCAACTACTTTttggcattttaattccaggcaacaaaaagttaaaattgtgaaaggggtgtagactttctataggcagtGTAGTATTACTaagacaattatttttaatcaaattatTAGTGTTGAGCTCAGAATTTGataaaaacaatgttgcatgcttcataaactgtgttttaaaCAGGTTCATTTAATACCAAATGGTGATGATTTTCATAAGCAAAATGTTTGTCTTTAttaaacatctttttttttttttccattgacAGCAATAGTTAAGTTTTGATTTCAAACAACTAATGcaacagttatttattttcatgcatTTTTCACAGAGAAAGCAGTCGGCCATTAACATGCTTTCAAGCTGTCCATACCTAAAGGTTTAATCCTTTTACTGTTGACTTTTTCAATTAGCAGAGGCTTTATAAAAATAGCCAGTACATTCCAGTCACACAGGGACTGTGAATTAATATTTTCGAAATGCATTAACCCATTCAGTCTTTTCCTAGTTTCTGTTAATTAATTCTAAGgatgtattataaataaaccACCTATATTTTCATAGCATCcaaatgtattttatctttatacatttttgtaacaCAAGACACAAGATACTTTAAAGTTTGATGCTGATTTGAAATAGCCCATCCACAGCATGTAAATTAATTTCCTTTCTCTTTTATTCAAACATATTAGTTTAAATGAACTGATATTCAATTAACTGTTTATTGGTTTAAATGAAGGTTTACAATACAGTTTATTAAGTTTGTGAATACTGATAATATATGGGCTTAAggatgtttttatacatttatacaaaatattGCGCTCAATTAATCATTTGATTCCCACAGACAGAACCTAGCTATAATTAATCTAAAAAGTGAATACATTAAATCCAGTGTGTTTGCATATGATctgcaatctttttttttcttccaataaaaatcattaaaaaaattgtTTCTGCTCTTTTGTCACATGAACAAAATACTAAGATATTAGCCTAGATGTTGGAAAGATAACTGGttaaccataaaaacccaaaTCACATGTTGAAATTGAGGGGCAGTGATTTTATGATCACTCAGATTTTTCCTGGTTCTTAAGATATGGTAGGCCTTTATTAGAATTCATGGTTATAATCCATTTTTCTATTGTGCAGCTACTGAACGAGGCTTAGCAACCAGATTCAAACAAGGTGTCAGATAACATCAGGCAAACCGTTGTAAATATAAGCCTTGCTGTGgatttttaaatggattttattttaatctgaatTTCAACAGCCTAATATGAAGTGGGACTTTTACATTAAGTGTTAATCCTTCGTAAAGTTAATCCTCTTTTGACATTGGTCTCACTAATTCATATAGTTGTATCCCCTGGCATTGGGCGATATATTCTTCTCATGTTCTTGGTTTTAGTGTTTGAGTTTTATCAGTGTGGCTAAGCCTAAAAACATACCGCTAATGCTGgctacaaaataaactgtacatgTTACCTCTGTTCATGGtttataaaaatatgaaataaaaagtaacatcAAAAGTGTTGGCTTGTacaaagaacaaataaacaatacattctTATCTAAACCAAGAATTTGAAGGAACACTATGTTTCGGAGATAACAACTTACACATTCTGTTCTGATACAGACTGGTAACTATGTAACTTATACAtaaagacaataaatacattcataaaaataacatttaatcaaCTTCCTATAGTTGGATATCACATGATAATTATGTAATAACCAGTTCCTTTTCATTCTGAGAATAGGTTAAGTTTTTGTACTTAACATGGCCTAGGACCTAATGGTCTAACCCCTCACAATTCAAGGTCAGAcagcaataatttaaaaagccaacatgaaaaaatacCACAAATGTGAGTGATGAAATAATGTTCCTTCAGATTTCCTCCAAGCTATTAAGAGTATTGGAAAGAGACCTGACAAGCTAATGACTTCAATCAGCCTTGGAACAAATGGAAGGGTTTTTACTAGTTTCAGATAAGGTGTCTTATCAATCTCAGTAGTCTTAACCCAGACCTTACAGTTTCTATTAGTCATTTTAAGCTAAATGGATTCTAGCATCTTCCACATCCTTGTTCTATCCTTGGGTTTGATTtagaaaagattaaaaaaaaaaaaaaaatctcaggtTAGGCTGTTTTTGTTCAGTCAGAGTTTAGACTTGTGTTCTGTGAAATGTTCTAATGAAGCAGTATATAACtacttttatatatttgattGTGATATTCTGAACTGAATGAGCAGTTGCAACTGTTGTAAAAGTTAAAGACACCTAGGTTAACACGATTTTTGTAGTTCTGACCTGGCCATGCCCTGCAATGTATTTTTGAATTGCATCcaagtatttttttcctttatcagcaacaataaaaaaaaaaaaaactgtttcacTCATGTCTTCTTGAaataatttgtatgtatttgccAGGTATTTCTACATCTCTTAGAAATAACCTGTAAAGATCATTGTTGCACTTTACCTCTATTGTTGTTGCTTATGTGTTCTGGGGGTGAGCAAATGACTTCTGTTGCCTCATGTTTAGcagtgtttttattgaaatgacttattacaaattaattttacTGTAGAGAAAACGTTTcttaaaatgttacatttgcCATGTCTTACGACTGTTTGTTAAATTGACTTGCTACCTTTCTTAGACACTGATCAACAAGATACCCAGGTTATTAACATCAATAGCATtaatataaaaactgaaatttaaGTAAACTGTACGGGGACATTTCTTTGCACCTGTCAACATCTTTCTTACcaaatgtttgtttatatacatatttgtatataatataaacaCATGATGAGAAGTTCTCATATATTATAACTTCTGCTTTCTATAGTTAACTTATAgtaagtgtgttttattttcatttttcaggTCCGGTCAGCAGTATTCTGGTCAATCGTTATGGCAGCAGGCCTGTGGTCATCACCGGAGGAGTAATGTGTGCGATTGGAATGATAGCTGCATCGTTTGGCAATACCATTATGCATTTGTATATTTGCATTGGCATCATTGGAGGTATTTCATCaactttattttcttgtatatatatttataatctgtGTATTATAATTACTATCAGGGAGTTGGACCATGAAATGTTAACAATTGGTTGACTTGATGACAATAACGTTTCGAGTTGCCGTGGGGAAGACCAGTCCTgtgcttttgtagttttttttgctATATAGGAAGTTATCACATCCCAAATCTCTGAAAAAGCACACATGATGATGACCTTTGACAACCGCTGTTATTTGGTTATTTACAGTTTAAAGTCCAAACATTTCCCTTTATAATATAATGGAACTGGAAACATTACATAAATATGTATCTAATTTGCAAcacataataatataaaacattttatatatatttttaaatatggacTCCTACATGCTTTTGAGCAACCCTTAAGCAGGGCATTAGCAAATACAAATTTGGTCGAAGAGGGAGGTTGACCAAGAGGATTAGATTGTCATTGTGACATGATGTTTGCTATCTTAGCTATACCTGTAGTTGAGTAACTGTTTCACTACTCCTAGCTGATTCATTGGATATTGGACTTACCATTTGTTTGGTGGGGGGCGGAGTATTCAATGTGCACACTGCTGCCAAAACTGTGTGCTCACATTCATTGGCTATAGTATCTAAATGTGAGTCCTTCTGTGAATTTTACCTCAGTGTGTTTGTAGTGTAGTGGTAGTTCTTCTGGGAGAAATCTCTAATAAAAGTGCTGTTCATTCCAGTTCATACAGAACCATGTTGATTCTTGAATCTGTAGGGAGGGAGGTAACATTCCAACAATAATTGCGTCCTATGcggacccccccccccttaatGTGAATTATTTACCATGTCCCTGAGCTAAAAGTTTTATAGGATCAGGGGTCAATGTACTAGTGAACAACTACTCATCTTATTTAGCACTGGGATCCACCGTAGTTAGAGCAGTTCAAGGctgatgtattgtattgtttgctACTCTTTTGGGAGTTTTGTTTTAGTAATGGCAATCCAGTCAAAATGAGCCTATGATGAAATGGACCAGCCTTTGTTACACTGAGCCCAAGACTGAGTGTAATTAACCTATCGGGTTTTATTCTGATTGCCACTGAAGTCGTGGCATGACAAGGTTCCACTCCTAGTAGGGAGCCCAGAGGGAAAAACCCACAAGACTAATTATCTAGTGAAAGGAATGTGTGAAGAATGAATTGGTAGAGAAAGGCAACTGATATGCTCTTGTGGCCACTCCATCCTGCTAAAGAACACATTTGTCGAACTTCCTCAAAGTTTATTTGCAGCAACCATTCTTTCAATTATAATTTGCTAAAACTGTTCAATACTATAATATAGTGCTTTGAAAACCCAATCTTAGTTCCCAACTTTAAAGGGGAAACACTTAAATTATGCATTGTATGTACCAGAGAAAAAGTAACAACTGTGTATTGAGCTAGTTAAACAGTGTCAGTCAAAGTGCAGGTGACAGATTTAATAGGCTCATTTGAGTTCTGTCGAACATCCTAAATTGTGTTCTGTTCATCAGCATGCTGTGAACTGCTACTATTGACATTTAAGGGTTTCATAGGAAATCCATGTATGGAAGCATTATtcctttgattgttttttttactgccCCTCTGATCTAAAGTAGCAAGCTTTTTAATAACATGCaagatgtgttttgttttaaagataTCAACCTTGCATTGCAAATCCAGTTTCCGTTAATCCCCCAAAATACTCTCCAGAACAATAACCTTTTCTATTTATAATTACAATGTTAGCATACACTTGGATAGTACATGGTTAGTGGTTATCCTAAttagaaaaatgtaaatcaattaAGGAGAGTGTTGTGGAAATTAAAAGTAGATTGTCATGTGCTGTAGATGTTTTAGAAAGTCCTAAAATGACCTAATATATCAGTCTACCAGCAAAGATATTTATCTTGCAGTGAAAAGACTAATTAAAGGAAATAGGTAGTATTAAATTGGATTTGTGGCAGAGAGGATGAATGAATGGCTGACTTGGAGCCTTAATTGATTATCAGTTAAACAGAGAAATTAATTCTAAAATTTCTGGTTTCATTAACAAGATTAATCTGACAGTTGAAATGACACAGAGCCTTAGTATTTGTGATGTACTGAAAGGATTTAACCATAATCAGGCCGCATGACAcacattttgtaattgttgtaattcTTATATTACAGGTTTTGGCCTTGCCTTCAATCTTCAACCATCTCTGACAATAATTGGAAAATACTTCTTGATAAGAAGACCAATAGCTAATGGCCTTGCCATGGCAGGGAGTCCGGTTTTCCTTTCCACCTTGGCACCCCTCAATCAGTTTCTGTTTGATAATTTTGGCTGGCGTGGAAGCTTCTTCATTCTGGGTGCGATGCTGTTGAACTGTTGTGTAGCTGGAGCTCTTTTTAGACCTATTGGAGTCCAACCTGGAAAAGCCCAGGAAAAAACAATTAAAGCCTCAAATGGAACCAATTCTGGAAAAATTACTAATGACAGTTCAGGTGAAGTAGTAAACCCACAGGCTGTGAGCTTAATGACTGGGAAGGAGCAGGAAGAAAAGAGTGGATGTCTGAAGAATGTCAGTAAATTCATAGATATTTCACTCTTCAAGCACAGAGGTTTTCTTATCTACCTCGTGGGAAATGTTCTCatgttttttggtttctttgCCCCCATCGTTTTTCTAGCACCATATGCCAAACATCTTGGCATTGATGAATACTCTGCTGCTTTTTTGCTCTCAATCCTGGCCATTGTTGACATGATTGCCAGACCTGGCACGGGGTTGATAGCCAACACTAAGTGGATTAGACCAAGGATCCAGTATTTCTTTAGCTTCTCCGTAGCGTACAATGGTATCTGCCACCTCATGTGCCCTTTGGCAACGGGGTATTCAGGACTAATTGTATATGCAGTTTTCTTTGGTTTAGCATTTGGCATGGTGTGCGCTTTGCTTTTTGAAACTCTGATGGATCTTGTTGGAGCACAGCGGTTTTCCAGTGCAGTTGGACTTGTGACCATTATCGAATGCTGTCCAGTCCTTCTCGGACCACCAATCGGAGGTGAGTAGACACTATATGAAGTCATGGCCcaccaattcatttttttttactaacaATGACTACACTTTTGTGGGTGCTATAAATGTAATTGAGTATTGTTTATTAATAGccatttaaaattgaaaataataagcCTAATATTGTTGCTTCTTTTTTATTATCaattttataatgtattgtaatgtattgtaaatTTTTGAAATTTCGCCCTACTTACACAGCATTGACCTACTTCAAGCCTACAACACACTTTTTAAAACTGTAAGGCACGGTAAGAGTTAAAACATCGCAGTTGTACATTGTAATGCATTCTGATAAAACTGGATTATCATCGGTGACTGATTTCACTTGCAGACCGCGCCAAGAGAGAACCTGTAATTGGTCACGCTTATTTACTATTCTGTTGTG includes these proteins:
- the slc16a7 gene encoding monocarboxylate transporter 2; this encodes MPPPPTTKLGYTPPDGGWGWAVVLGAFISIGFSYAFPKALTIYFKDIQEYFSISYSEIAWVSSIMLAAMYAGGPVSSILVNRYGSRPVVITGGVMCAIGMIAASFGNTIMHLYICIGIIGGFGLAFNLQPSLTIIGKYFLIRRPIANGLAMAGSPVFLSTLAPLNQFLFDNFGWRGSFFILGAMLLNCCVAGALFRPIGVQPGKAQEKTIKASNGTNSGKITNDSSGEVVNPQAVSLMTGKEQEEKSGCLKNVSKFIDISLFKHRGFLIYLVGNVLMFFGFFAPIVFLAPYAKHLGIDEYSAAFLLSILAIVDMIARPGTGLIANTKWIRPRIQYFFSFSVAYNGICHLMCPLATGYSGLIVYAVFFGLAFGMVCALLFETLMDLVGAQRFSSAVGLVTIIECCPVLLGPPIGGALVDIFGDYKYMYYVCGAVMLVSGIFLFIMNFYNYRMLDKEEKERLKEEVEMNVKDIKAIEEGNVKEKDENEETSPAQESQSKEDLDSSQA